In Gammaproteobacteria bacterium (ex Lamellibrachia satsuma), a single genomic region encodes these proteins:
- the msrB gene encoding peptide-methionine (R)-S-oxide reductase MsrB translates to MKINRTLKIAAALGINGAILGLMAQAANQTTESESMKQPIEQAAAPSQWSRPSDEQIKARLTPEQFKVTQKDGTESPFRNAYWDNHEDGIYVDIVSGEPLFSSRTKFDSGTGWPSFSAPIKGNNVTEKEDWAWGMSRTEVRSKHGDSHLGHVFDDGPGPNGQRYCINSASLRFIPVAELEAEGYGDYLKLFYQQGE, encoded by the coding sequence ATGAAAATTAACCGCACCCTTAAAATAGCCGCCGCTCTGGGTATCAATGGAGCGATACTTGGTTTGATGGCGCAGGCCGCAAACCAGACTACGGAGAGCGAATCGATGAAACAGCCGATCGAACAGGCCGCCGCGCCCAGCCAATGGAGCCGCCCAAGCGACGAGCAGATCAAAGCGCGCCTCACCCCGGAACAGTTCAAGGTGACACAGAAGGATGGCACCGAGAGTCCTTTCAGAAATGCCTACTGGGACAACCACGAGGATGGCATCTACGTCGACATCGTCTCCGGTGAGCCCCTGTTCAGTTCGCGCACCAAGTTTGACTCCGGCACCGGCTGGCCGAGCTTCAGCGCGCCTATCAAAGGCAATAATGTGACAGAGAAGGAAGACTGGGCCTGGGGCATGAGCCGCACTGAAGTCCGCTCCAAGCACGGCGACTCCCACCTCGGCCACGTCTTCGACGACGGCCCCGGCCCCAACGGTCAGCGCTACTGCATCAACTCCGCATCATTGCGCTTCATCCCCGTTGCCGAGTTGGAAGCTGAAGGTTATGGGGATTATCTGAAGCTCTTTTATCAACAGGGAGAGTGA
- a CDS encoding sensor histidine kinase, whose product MLKTLYAKLATGLVLLLAAIGLLYALISTTATRHYVQEVTQQFNRDLARNLVADRNLVEEGRINNSALQKTFQQYMVINPSIEIYLLDPEGRILSYSADPGKVKRKRVSLEPIENFLHGRGGFPLLGDDPRSHDRRKAFSVTPVPSAEQPEGYLYVVLRGEEFDSVDDLVRESYFLRLSGWAMTASLVIGLLAGLAVFRLLTRRLHRLSNLMDRFSTDNFSLYQPYAEAPGGAADEVDRLGETFDRMALQIQAQIDQLKEKDHLRRQLVAQVSHDLRTPLSSIQGYLESLTLKADSLDPVARNEYIAIALRQSRRLSAQVEELFELASLDARETLPKCEHFPLAELLQDVVQKYRLRAEQQEIMLSMDPPESSPFVFADIALTERGLENLIENAFRHTPADGSITLALGIEETKVSAVVSDSGSGISEADLPHLFEPFFQSRKNAGSSGHAGLGLAIARRIAELQGGEITVESHLGKGSHFALWLPRTETR is encoded by the coding sequence ATGTTAAAAACCCTCTACGCCAAACTCGCCACCGGCCTGGTGTTGCTGCTCGCCGCCATCGGCCTGCTCTACGCCCTGATCAGCACCACCGCCACCCGCCACTATGTGCAGGAGGTGACCCAGCAGTTCAATCGCGATTTGGCGCGCAACCTGGTGGCCGATCGCAATCTGGTGGAAGAGGGACGCATCAACAACAGCGCTCTGCAGAAAACCTTTCAGCAATATATGGTGATCAACCCCAGTATCGAGATCTACCTGCTCGACCCGGAAGGCCGCATCCTCTCCTACTCTGCGGATCCTGGAAAGGTGAAACGCAAGCGGGTCTCACTGGAACCCATCGAGAATTTTCTGCACGGCAGAGGGGGATTCCCCCTGCTCGGCGACGACCCGCGAAGTCACGATCGCCGCAAGGCTTTCTCGGTCACGCCCGTACCCTCCGCCGAGCAGCCGGAAGGCTACCTCTATGTGGTACTGCGGGGCGAAGAGTTTGACTCGGTGGATGATCTGGTGCGTGAAAGTTACTTCCTGCGCCTCAGTGGCTGGGCCATGACAGCCAGTCTCGTCATCGGCCTGCTGGCGGGATTGGCGGTTTTCCGTCTGTTGACCCGCAGACTGCATCGTCTCTCCAACCTGATGGATAGATTCAGCACAGACAACTTCAGTCTATATCAGCCTTATGCCGAAGCACCGGGTGGTGCGGCTGACGAGGTTGACCGGCTGGGTGAAACCTTCGACCGTATGGCGTTGCAGATTCAGGCGCAGATCGACCAGCTGAAGGAGAAGGATCATCTGCGCCGCCAGCTGGTGGCCCAGGTCTCCCACGACCTGCGCACACCGCTCTCCTCGATACAGGGCTATCTCGAGTCCCTGACCCTCAAGGCCGATTCACTCGACCCGGTGGCGCGTAACGAATACATCGCCATCGCCCTGCGTCAGAGCCGACGTCTCTCGGCCCAGGTAGAGGAACTCTTTGAACTGGCCAGCCTGGATGCCCGTGAGACTCTGCCGAAATGTGAGCATTTTCCTCTGGCTGAGCTGTTGCAGGATGTGGTGCAAAAGTACCGGCTACGGGCCGAACAGCAGGAGATCATGCTCTCCATGGATCCGCCGGAAAGCTCACCCTTCGTCTTTGCCGATATTGCGCTTACCGAGCGCGGACTGGAGAATCTCATCGAAAATGCCTTTCGCCACACCCCTGCCGACGGCAGTATCACACTTGCCCTGGGTATCGAAGAGACCAAGGTCTCCGCCGTGGTATCCGATAGCGGCAGCGGTATCAGCGAAGCGGACTTGCCCCACCTGTTCGAGCCCTTCTTTCAGTCCCGGAAGAATGCCGGCTCAAGTGGTCATGCCGGATTGGGACTGGCCATCGCCCGCCGCATCGCGGAATTGCAGGGAGGTGAGATCACCGTCGAGAGCCACCTCGGCAAAGGCAGCCACTTCGCCCTCTGGCTGCCGCGCACCGAAACCCGCTGA
- a CDS encoding response regulator transcription factor, whose translation MARKVLIIEDDPDIARLVQLHLRDIDCEADIINDGEEGLRHFQKGDYELLVLDLMLPGMDGMSVCRELRHETDYVPILMLTAKSSELDRVVGLEVGADDYLTKPFSIPELLARIKALFRRVDALGGSTKQSATDKAIHYEKLTIDPAKHQVRIADREVELTAREFELLLHFARHPGRVFSRVQLLDSVWGYNHEGYEHTVNTHINRLRTKIESDPANPHFILTVWGVGYKFADTRGI comes from the coding sequence ATGGCACGTAAAGTCCTGATCATCGAAGACGATCCCGATATCGCCCGGCTGGTGCAGCTGCACCTGCGGGATATCGACTGCGAAGCCGACATCATCAATGACGGGGAGGAAGGTCTGCGCCACTTCCAAAAGGGCGACTACGAACTGCTGGTACTGGACCTGATGCTGCCGGGGATGGACGGCATGTCGGTCTGCCGCGAACTGCGCCACGAAACAGACTATGTGCCAATCCTGATGCTGACCGCCAAAAGCTCGGAACTCGACCGGGTGGTGGGTTTGGAGGTGGGTGCGGACGACTATCTAACCAAGCCCTTCAGCATCCCGGAACTTCTGGCCCGCATCAAAGCCCTGTTCCGCCGCGTAGACGCACTTGGCGGCAGCACAAAACAGTCCGCTACGGATAAAGCCATCCACTACGAAAAGCTCACCATCGACCCGGCGAAACATCAAGTCAGAATCGCAGACCGGGAGGTGGAACTGACCGCAAGGGAGTTCGAACTGTTGCTCCATTTCGCCCGTCATCCGGGACGGGTCTTCAGCCGGGTGCAACTGCTCGATTCAGTCTGGGGATACAACCATGAGGGTTATGAACACACCGTCAACACGCACATCAACCGCCTGCGGACCAAAATCGAGAGCGATCCCGCCAATCCCCATTTCATACTGACGGTCTGGGGCGTGGGTTATAAGTTTGCCGATACCCGTGGAATCTAA